From Carnobacterium alterfunditum DSM 5972:
CTAAATCAGCAAAAGTTGCTTCAGCGAGTGTTCTCATTTCTTTGGTCTTGACCCAACCCATTTTATTTTTAAGTTCTTTTCCAATAAATAAATTTTCCAGCACAGTCATTTCTGGCCAAGTATTCATTTCTTGATGAATAAAACTTACCCCATTTTCTTCTGCTTCTTTTGGATTGTCAAAACGCTTATTTTCGCCGTTGATAACGATCTCGCCGGCATCTTCTTTGTGCAGCCCAGTCAAGATATTCATTAAAGTCGATTTTCCAGCGCCATTTTCACCCATCAATGCATGAACTTCTCCAGCTTGGATATCAAAATCGACTCCTCTAAGGACCGAGTTGCTGCCAAAACTTTTTCTAATACCAGTCATTTTCACTTCCATTTGATACACCTCCTAAAATAGCACACCTGATTGCAATATGATGTTGGAATACGGTGTTGCCTCCCCTGTTCGGATCACAGCTTTAACATCCTTCAGCTGACTTTTAAAATCTTCGTGACTCACGTACGTTACAACTTCATCTTCAGTCAACGCTGCTTCAACAGCTGCCAACTGAACGGCATTTTGTTGTTTGATTTCTTCCGCTAAGACAACTTTTTCGACTTTCATGTCACTCAATACGACTTTTAAAACGGACAAGAAAGACGGTTCGGATAAAGTCAACGCTAAATCGATTTTTTTCACACCATCCGGTACCGGAAGTCCCGCATCCCCGATTGCAATTTTGTCCATATGTCCTAAATCTGCTAACACTTTGGCGATCTCACTATTCAATATTCCATGTTTTTTCATACTCTTCACTCTCTTTCATTTCTGCTAGCGTAGGCATTCCGCCTTGAGCGCCAAATTTTTGGATCGATAACGAAGCGGCTAAATTGCCAAATCGAATACTGGATTCCATATCCAGACCAGCCGTAAGAG
This genomic window contains:
- the rbsD gene encoding D-ribose pyranase, whose product is MKKHGILNSEIAKVLADLGHMDKIAIGDAGLPVPDGVKKIDLALTLSEPSFLSVLKVVLSDMKVEKVVLAEEIKQQNAVQLAAVEAALTEDEVVTYVSHEDFKSQLKDVKAVIRTGEATPYSNIILQSGVLF